From a single Fusobacterium ulcerans ATCC 49185 genomic region:
- a CDS encoding CGGC domain-containing protein, translated as MEKTKLIVIIQCEIAKRRCSGFYCMDSFYKRNRAFSIYSKEENIQYMMFECGGCCGKEISSLLGHLSRKLKEEDIIKKEETVIHLASCMVTDNHHYDRCPHIDYIKNIIKKQGYRNVIEGTLLAKVSEKKRELGIYKKY; from the coding sequence ATGGAAAAAACTAAGCTGATAGTGATAATACAATGTGAAATAGCAAAAAGAAGATGCAGTGGTTTTTATTGTATGGATTCTTTTTATAAGAGAAACAGGGCATTCAGTATTTATTCTAAAGAAGAAAATATACAGTATATGATGTTTGAATGTGGAGGATGTTGCGGTAAAGAGATATCGAGTCTATTGGGTCACCTGTCCAGAAAGCTGAAGGAAGAAGATATTATAAAAAAAGAGGAAACAGTTATTCATTTAGCTTCTTGTATGGTTACAGACAATCATCATTATGACAGATGTCCTCATATAGATTATATAAAAAATATAATTAAAAAACAGGGATATAGAAATGTAATTGAAGGAACTCTTTTAGCTAAAGTTTCTGAAAAAAAACGTGAACTTGGAATATATAAAAAATATTAA